From the Thamnophis elegans isolate rThaEle1 chromosome 11, rThaEle1.pri, whole genome shotgun sequence genome, one window contains:
- the FBXL3 gene encoding F-box/LRR-repeat protein 3 isoform X1, translated as MATRKRGGGARGLSSGRRCCRRDHPGSMKRTPAAAVVAERTGDGEGKRRDLPGPDWASLLPEVLLRVFQHLPLLDRARASQVCRGWQRVFHLPELWRRFEFELGQPGARATHPELIKQILKRHAGHLQYVSFKVDSSKESAAAACDILSQLVNCSLKTLGLISTARPSFMDLPKSHFVSALTVVFVNSKSLSSLKIDGTPVDDPSLKVLVANNSDTLKLLKMSSCPHVSPAGILCVADQCHGLRELALNYHLLSDELLLALSSEKHVRLEHLRIDVVSENPGQTHFHTLEKSSWDAFLRHSPKVNLVMYFFLYEEEFDPFFRYETPVTHLYFGRSVSKEVLGRVGMTCPRLVELVVCANGLRPLDEELICIAERCKNLSAIGLGECGVSCSAFVEFVKMCGGRLSQLSIMEEVLIPDQKYSLEQIHWEVSKHLGRVWFPDMMPTW; from the exons ATGGCGACTAGGAAAAGGGGCGGCGGCGCTCGAGGCCTTTCCTCAGGCCGCCGCTGCTGTCGGCGAGACCACCCTGGCAGCATGAAGCGGACGCCGGCGGCGGCGGTGGTAGCAGAGCGAACGGGCGACGGCGAAGGCAAGCGACGGGATCTTCCCGGGCCGGATTGGGCCTCCTTGCTGCCGGAGGTGCTGCTGCGCGTCTTCCAGCACCTGCCGCTGCTGGACCGCGCGCGGGCCTCGCAAGTCTGCCGCGGCTGGCAGCGGGTTTTCCACCTGCCGGAGCTCTGGCGCCGCTTCGAGTTCGAGCTGGGCCAGCCCGGCGCCAGAGCCACCCACCCGGAGCTCATCAAGCAGATCCTCAAGCGACACGCCGGGCACCTGCAGTACGTCAGCTTCAAG GTGGATAGCAGCAAGGAATCGGCTGCGGCTGCTTGTGATATCTTATCCCAGCTTGTGAATTGTTCTTTAAAGACCCTCGGACTGATTTCCACTGCTCGACCGAGTTTCATGGATTTACCAAAG tcacaCTTCGTGTCAGCCTTAACTGTGGTGTTTGTAAACTCCAAATCCCTTTCTTCACTCAAGATAGACGGTACGCCAGTAGACGATCCATCTCTCAAGGTGTTGGTGGCTAACAACAGTGATACCCTAAAACTCTTAAAAATGAGCAGCTGTCCCCATGTTTCTCCAGCAG GAATCCTTTGTGTAGCTGACCAGTGCCATGGCTTACGAGAGCTGGCCTTGAACTACCACTTGTTAAGCGATGAGCTCCTTCTTGCTCTGTCGTCTGAAAAACATGTCCGATTGGAACATTTGCGCATTGACGTCGTCAGTGAGAACCCGGGACAGACGCACTTCCACACACTGGAGAAAAGCAGTTGGGATGCTTTCCTCAGACATTCCCCTAAAGTGAATTTGGTTATGTACTTTTTCTTGTACGAAGAAGAATTTGATCCCTTCTTCCGATACGAAACTCCGGTCACCCATCTTTATTTTGGGAGATCGGTCAGCAAAGAGGTCCTTGGACGGGTTGGAATGACGTGTCCGCGACTGGTTGAACTGGTGGTGTGCGCCAACGGGCTACGGCCCCTGGATGAAGAGTTGATCTGCATTGCTGAGCGTTGTAAGAACCTGTCAGCCATTGGCCTCGGAGAATGTGGTGTGTCCTGCAGTGCCTTTGTGGAGTTTGTGAAAATGTGTGGTGGCCGCTTGTCTCAGCTGTCAATCATGGAAGAGGTCTTGATCCCCGACCAGAAGTACAGCTTGGAGCAGATTCATTGGGAAGTGTCCAAGCATCTCGGGAGAGTTTGGTTTCCAGACATGATGCCCACCTGGTAG
- the FBXL3 gene encoding F-box/LRR-repeat protein 3 isoform X2, which yields MATRKRGGGARGLSSGRRCCRRDHPGSMKRTPAAAVVAERTGDGEGKRRDLPGPDWASLLPEVLLRVFQHLPLLDRARASQVCRGWQRVFHLPELWRRFEFELGQPGARATHPELIKQILKRHAGHLQYVSFKSHFVSALTVVFVNSKSLSSLKIDGTPVDDPSLKVLVANNSDTLKLLKMSSCPHVSPAGILCVADQCHGLRELALNYHLLSDELLLALSSEKHVRLEHLRIDVVSENPGQTHFHTLEKSSWDAFLRHSPKVNLVMYFFLYEEEFDPFFRYETPVTHLYFGRSVSKEVLGRVGMTCPRLVELVVCANGLRPLDEELICIAERCKNLSAIGLGECGVSCSAFVEFVKMCGGRLSQLSIMEEVLIPDQKYSLEQIHWEVSKHLGRVWFPDMMPTW from the exons ATGGCGACTAGGAAAAGGGGCGGCGGCGCTCGAGGCCTTTCCTCAGGCCGCCGCTGCTGTCGGCGAGACCACCCTGGCAGCATGAAGCGGACGCCGGCGGCGGCGGTGGTAGCAGAGCGAACGGGCGACGGCGAAGGCAAGCGACGGGATCTTCCCGGGCCGGATTGGGCCTCCTTGCTGCCGGAGGTGCTGCTGCGCGTCTTCCAGCACCTGCCGCTGCTGGACCGCGCGCGGGCCTCGCAAGTCTGCCGCGGCTGGCAGCGGGTTTTCCACCTGCCGGAGCTCTGGCGCCGCTTCGAGTTCGAGCTGGGCCAGCCCGGCGCCAGAGCCACCCACCCGGAGCTCATCAAGCAGATCCTCAAGCGACACGCCGGGCACCTGCAGTACGTCAGCTTCAAG tcacaCTTCGTGTCAGCCTTAACTGTGGTGTTTGTAAACTCCAAATCCCTTTCTTCACTCAAGATAGACGGTACGCCAGTAGACGATCCATCTCTCAAGGTGTTGGTGGCTAACAACAGTGATACCCTAAAACTCTTAAAAATGAGCAGCTGTCCCCATGTTTCTCCAGCAG GAATCCTTTGTGTAGCTGACCAGTGCCATGGCTTACGAGAGCTGGCCTTGAACTACCACTTGTTAAGCGATGAGCTCCTTCTTGCTCTGTCGTCTGAAAAACATGTCCGATTGGAACATTTGCGCATTGACGTCGTCAGTGAGAACCCGGGACAGACGCACTTCCACACACTGGAGAAAAGCAGTTGGGATGCTTTCCTCAGACATTCCCCTAAAGTGAATTTGGTTATGTACTTTTTCTTGTACGAAGAAGAATTTGATCCCTTCTTCCGATACGAAACTCCGGTCACCCATCTTTATTTTGGGAGATCGGTCAGCAAAGAGGTCCTTGGACGGGTTGGAATGACGTGTCCGCGACTGGTTGAACTGGTGGTGTGCGCCAACGGGCTACGGCCCCTGGATGAAGAGTTGATCTGCATTGCTGAGCGTTGTAAGAACCTGTCAGCCATTGGCCTCGGAGAATGTGGTGTGTCCTGCAGTGCCTTTGTGGAGTTTGTGAAAATGTGTGGTGGCCGCTTGTCTCAGCTGTCAATCATGGAAGAGGTCTTGATCCCCGACCAGAAGTACAGCTTGGAGCAGATTCATTGGGAAGTGTCCAAGCATCTCGGGAGAGTTTGGTTTCCAGACATGATGCCCACCTGGTAG
- the CLN5 gene encoding ceroid-lipofuscinosis neuronal protein 5, with protein MAQRTALRLLLLLLLLPPGGRAKVCEGQGRWPVPYRRFDGRPRPDPFCQARYTFCPSGSALPEMRETDVLAVYRLQAPVWEFKYGGLLGHLKIMHDAVGFRSALTGKNYTMEWYELFQLGNCTFPHLRPEDPAPFWCNQGAACFYEGIEDAHWKENGTLVQVTTISGAIFNQMAKWVKYDNETGIYYETWMVKSSPEKNSRVWFEAYECSKFVLRTYQKLAELGAVFKKIQTNYTTITLFSGEPVCLGNETTLFGPLGNKSMALAIRNFYLPFKPYHSVKEFFLNLLKILEEVVLDRRFYLFYNLEYWFLPMKYPYLKVAYEEIPLPNSNATKFNA; from the exons ATGGCGCAGCGGACGGCGCTccggttgctgctgctgctgctactgctaccGCCGGGCGGCCGGGCGAAGGTGTGCGAGGGCCAGGGCCGCTGGCCGGTTCCATACAG GCGCTTCGATGGCCGTCCCCGGCCGGATCCCTTCTGCCAGGCGCGGTACACCTTCTGCCCCAGCGGCTCTGCCTTGCCGGAGATGCGGGAGACGGACGTCCTGGCCGTGTATCGCTTGCAGGCGCCCGTCTGGGAGTTCAAATACGGAGGGCTTCTGGGCCACCTG AAAATTATGCACGATGCTGTGGGCTTCAGAAGCGCCTTGACTGGGAAGAACTACACAATGGAATGGTACGAGTTGTTCCAGCTTGGCAACTGCACCTTCCCACACCTGCGGCCTGAGGACCCCGCCCCCTTCTGGTGCAACCAGGGGGCGGCCTGTTTCTATGAAGGGATTGAGGATGCCCACTGGAAGGAAAATGGCACCCTGGTCCAGGTGACTACAATTTCAG GAGCTATCTTCAATCAAATGGCAAAATGGGTGAAATACGACAATGAAACTGGCATTTACTATGAGACCTGGATGGTTAAAAGCAGCCCAGAAAAAAATTCCCGGGTCTGGTTTGAAGCTTATGAGTGCTCCAAATTTGTACTACGGACCTATCAGAAGCTGGCTGAGCTGGGGGCCGTTTTCAAGAAGATCCAAACGAATTACACAACCATTACTCTCTTCAGCGGAGAACCTGTTTGCCTGGGCAATGAGACGACTCTCTTTGGGCCGCTGGGGAACAAATCCATGGCGTTAGCGATTAGGAACTTCTACTTGCCCTTCAAACCGTATCATTCGGTGAAGGAGTTCTTCCTTAACCTATTGAAGATACTTGAGGAGGTCGTTCTGGATCGTCGGTTTTACTTGTTTTACAATCTGGAATATTGGTTTTTGCCCATGAAATACCCCTACCTGAAAGTAGCGTATGAAGAAATCCCATTGCCTAACTCAAATGCTACCAAATTCAATGCGTAA